One genomic region from Ammospiza caudacuta isolate bAmmCau1 chromosome 1, bAmmCau1.pri, whole genome shotgun sequence encodes:
- the LOC131564849 gene encoding patched domain-containing protein 3-like — protein sequence MAGPRDPAERCSYRNTNCVERPLRRLFEGLASGVAACPWAFVLVPLLLSGGLGAGFVFLPQRQENDIEGQFTPTWGPAKAERDFVRRHFPTNDSQRFSAARLPTEGAYAALIAVATNGASVLDAAPWAEVLRLNATVHDAEYERLCARTDGGCASPNELLSRWGDAGPQDPRSLRFPVNDSIFLGTALGGVETDGGRVLRARALKLQYYLREDGPEAQDSRQWLEGFLQNISSKVAELRLGSIQVTYFTSLSRQQEFEGITKSVIPLFSVTYFLTITFAIVSCLRLSCIRNNTWLASCGVLSSGLAVLSSFGLLLFCGVPFVVTVANAPFLILGVGVDDMFIMIASWEQSLRKKEKSNVKSLLAETYSEAALSVTITTLTDVLAFFIGTWTAFLSVRSFCLYTGTAFIFCYVYTLTFFGAVLVLNHKREQGNRHWLTCMHVDVGKDQAENSCLYNACCIGSSSRQPSEPEGDHPMNVFFKKYYGPFVTNKWNKVLMVLLYGAYLVGSIYGCTQVREGIDLRNLANDASYVIPYYDDDDKYFSTYGPRVMVAITESVDYWNEAVRLGIESCAQNLENISYVDKNLTESWLRVYTELDKRGLININSKTDFLNNLNILFRARPSFEWDINKTQDEIEASRFFIQTVNVTSAVDEKNLLNELREAAKQCSIPLKVYHPAFIYYDQYLVIVQNTVQNVVVAAGAMLIVSLLLIPNPLCCLWVTFAIASVIVGVAGFMTFWNVNLDSISMINLVICIGFSVDFSAHISYAFVTSGESSANKRAIEALSLLGYPVLQGAVSTILGVVVLAAASTYIFRTFFKIMFLVILFGALHGLVFIPVFLTFFGNFGRSPNTISKELELEKL from the exons ATGGCGGGGCCGCGGGACCCCGCGGAGCGCTGCTCCTACCGCAACACCAACTGCGTGGAGCGGCCGCTGCGCCGGCTCTTCGAAGGGCTGGCGAGCGGCGTGGCCGCCTGCCCCTGGGCCTTCGTGCTGGTGCCGCTGCTGCTGTCGGGCGGGCTGGGCGCCGGCTTCGTCTTCCTACCGCAGCGGCAGGAGAACGACATCGAGGGGCAGTTCACGCCCACGTGGGGGCCCGCCAAGGCCGAGCGCGACTTCGTGCGGCGGCACTTCCCCACCAACGACTCGCAGCGCTTCTCCGCCGCGCGGCTGCCCACCGAGGGCGCCTACGCCGCCCTCATCGCCGTGGCGACGAACGGGGCCTCGGTCCTGGACGCGGCGCCGTGGGCAGAGGTGCTGCGGCTGAACGCGACCGTGCACGACGCCGAGTACGAGCGGCTCTGCGCCCGCACCGACGgcggctgtgccagccccaacGAGCTGCTGTCGCGGTGGGGCGATGCGGGACCGCAGGACCCGAGGAGCCTCCGCTTCCCCGTCAACGACAGCATCTTCCTGGGGACCGCGCTGGGCGGCGTGGAGACGGACGGCGGGCGGGTGCTCAGGGCGCGGGCCCTGAAGCTGCAGTATTACCTGCGGGAGGACGGCCCCGAGGCGCAGGACAGCCGGCAGTGGCTGGAGGGCTTCCTGCAGAACATCTCGTCCAAAGTGGCGGAGTTGCGCCTCGGCTCCATTCAG GTGACTTACTTTACCTCACTGTCAAGACAACAGGAGTTTGAAGGAATTACCAAGAGTGTGATTCCGCTTTTCTCCGTGACGTATTTCTTGACAATAACCTTTGCAATCGTCTCTTGCCTAAG actGAGCTGTATAAGAAATAATACCTGGCTTGCAAGCTGTGGAGTGCTTTCTTCTGGCTTAGCTGTATTGAGCAGCTTTGGATTGCTGCTGTTCTGTGGAGTGCCGTTTGTGGTCACTGTAGCAAATGCACCATTCCTCATTCTGG GGGTTGGTGTTGATGACATGTTCATCATGATTGCTTCCTGGGAACAAAgtttaaggaaaaaagagaaatccaaTGTTAAATCTCTGCTGGCTGAGACTTATTCAGAGGCAGCACTTTCTGTGACCATCACCACTCTGACAGATGTTTTGGCCTTCTTCATTGGCACCTGGACTGCTTTTCTGTCCGTGAGGTCTTTCTGCCTCTATACAGGGACAGCTTTTATCTTCTGCTATGTATATACCTTGACCTTCTTTGGGGCAGTTCTGGTATTAAATCACAAAAGGGAGCAAGGGAACCGGCACTGGCTGACTTGTATGCATGTGGATGTAGGTAAAGATCAGGCTGAGAACTCCTGCTTGTACAATGCTTGCTGTATCGGCAGCTCTTCTAGGCAGCCATCTGAGCCAGAAGGTGACCATCCAATGAACGTCTTCTTTAAGAAGTATTATGGCCCTTTTGTTACAAATAAATGGAACAAGGTGCTCATGGTGTTGCTCTACGGAGCATATTTGGTTGGCAGCATTTATGGGTGTACTCAGGTCAGGGAAGGCATCGATCTCCGAAATCTGGCAAATGATGCCTCCTATGTTATTCCGTactatgatgatgatgacaaaTACTTCTCCACATATGGACCCAGGGTCATGGTTGCCATTACTGAGAGCGTAGATTATTGGAACGAGGCGGTGCGTCTTGGTATTGAGAGCTGTGCACAGAATTTAGAGAACATTTCCTATGTAGATAAGAACCTCACAGAGTCGTGGCTGAGAGTATACACAGAACTTGACAAACGGGGTTTGATAAATATAAACAGTAAAACTGACTTCTTAAATAACTTAAATATACTGTTCAGAGCTCGTCCCAGTTTTGAGTGGGACATAAACAAGACTCAGGATGAAATAGAGGCTTCACGTTTCTTCATCCAGACAGTGAACGTGACATCAGCCGTGGATGAGAAGAACCTCCTCAATGAGTTAAGAGAGGCAGCCAAGCAGTGCAGCATTCCACTGAAGGTGTATCACCCAGCCTTCATCTACTACGACCAGTACCTGGTAATAGTGCAGAACACTGTTCAGAACGTTGTGGTTGCTGCCGGGGCCATGCTCATTGTGTCCCTCCTGCTCATTCCCAACCCATTGTGCTGCTTGTGGGTGACCTTTGCTATAGCCTCTGTTATAGTTGGCGTTGCTGGTTTCATGACGTTCTGGAACGTCAACCTCGATTCCATATCCATGATCAACCTGGTCATTTGCATTGGGTTTTCAGTAGATTTTTCTGCTCATATTTCCTATGCCTTTGTTACGAGTGGAGAGTCATCGGCCAATAAAAGGGCAATTgaagctctgtccctgctgggttACCCAGTTCTACAAGGTGCAGTTTCTACAATACTGGGCGTAGTTGTCCTGGCTGCAGCGAGCACCTACATCTTTAGAACATTCTTCAAGATCATGTTCCTTGTTATTTTGTTTGGGGCTCTTCATGGTCTTGTTTTTATTCCAgtgtttttaacattttttggAAACTTTGGCAGATCACCCAATACCATATCTAAAGAACTTGAGCTTGAGAAATTATAG